In Papaver somniferum cultivar HN1 chromosome 1, ASM357369v1, whole genome shotgun sequence, a genomic segment contains:
- the LOC113298976 gene encoding uncharacterized protein LOC113298976, whose protein sequence is MMLRSSSTPLLGSLLSSYSESPNHRDYETHNPNSEVLKKISFTHGGNSINFSSYSTCNNASSLTRSISGVSDSSDTSSSNGFRRAQSDGNLKGLTAASSDMEDQDLFSQFSSNNNPFKSSKRTTSMLQSIPSFSVYNSNSGFEDDDEEDYEDEKDGSLQRSVTIGENIMSMGSGEFTFGGEKMGLIQENDEDNQFNEFQYLGQDDMNPSMFLATGFGIGVDGVLILQSLDKVV, encoded by the exons ATGATGCTTAGAAGTTCATCAACACCACTTCTTGGATCTCTACTTTCTTCATATTCAGAGAGTCCAAATCACAGAGACTATGAAACCCACAACCCAAATTCTGAAGTGCTAAAGAAAATCTCATTCACTCATGGTGGTAATAGCATTAACTTTAGCTCATACAGTACTTGTAATAATGCTTCATCGTTAACTCGTTCTATTAGTGGGGTTTCTGATTCTTCAGATACTAGTAGTAGTAATGGGTTTAGAAGAGCTCAATCTGATGGGAATTTGAAAGGACTTACCGCTGCTTCTTCTGATATGGAAGATCAAGATTTGTTTAGTCAGTTTTCATCAAACAACAACCCATTTAAATCTTCAAAAAGAACTACTTCAATGTTGCAGTCAATTCCTTCATTCTCTGTTTACAATTCAAACAGTGggtttgaagatgatgatgaagaagattatgaagatgaaaaggaTGGGTCATTACAAAGGTCTGTAACCATTGGGGAGAATATTATGTCTATGGGTAGTGGTGAATTTACTTTTGGTGGTGAGAAAATGGGTTTGATTCAAGAAAACGATGAAGATAATCAGTTTAATGAATTTCAGTATTTGGGTCAAGATGATATGAACCCATCAATGTTTCTTGCAACAGGATTTGGAATTGGTGTTGATGGAg ttttaATTTTGCAAAGTTTGGACAAGGTGGTTTGA